Genomic segment of Desulfallas thermosapovorans DSM 6562:
TCAGCTTCTCCACTTCAACCAGCTTTTCCCGGCGGCGCTCATCCAGTTCCAAAAACGGGTCCAGTGAAATACTGGTTCCTCTTTTTTGCAGTGCTTCTTTAATTATCTCCGGGTTATTCCGGACAAACTTTAAATCCAGCATTTATAAAAACCTCCAAGAATCAATAAAAAATATATATAAATACAAATTTTATATTATCTTATTCTTGCTCTTAAACATTATTGTAATACATTTTAACTTACAATCGCATTAATTTAAAGATAAAAACTGCACATTATCAGTTTGTTGAAAAAGTATACGGAATTATCTTTTCCTGGTCATCTAAGATTGCTTTGGGCAATGAAGTTTGCCCTTGGAGCGTTTTTAAATAATAAATATTTATTATCAATTGTTTATGGTTTATATAAAAGAAAGCGCCGGCTTTGCGCCGGCGTTATTATACCATATTTATGCAGACAAATAAAACTACAAGCTAACAAACTTTACATCCAGCACTCCATCTATTTCGGCTATTGCTTTTATTGTTTCATCGGGTACCGGTGCATCCACTGAAAGCATCATCACGGCTTTGCCGCCGATTTCTTTACGACCCACCTGCATACCGGCAATATTTATATGATGCTCGCCGATTAACATACCCACAGGGCCGATAATTCTGGGTTTGTCCATGTGCGGCACGTAAAGCATATACCCTTCGGGAACGGCATCCACCCGGTAACCGTCCACCATCACAATGCGGGGATCATTTTCCTGGAACAGTGTGCCCGATAATGTTTTTTCACCTTTATCGGAGACCACTTTTACAGTGATCAGGCTGGCATAACCTTCGGCCCGGCCATTGACGGTTTGCACTACACTGATACCCCGGTTCTTGGCCAGTAGCTGGGCATTAATAAAGTTAACCGATTCCTGCAGTATGGGATCCAAAAATCCCTTTACCACCGCGGTGGTAATAGGCTTGACATCTGCACCGGCCAGGTCGCCGTTATAAGTGATTTCCAATTTATTAACCCGTCCCTCCACCAGCTGGGCCTGGAATTTACCCAGTTTTTCAGCCAATTTCAGGTAGGGCTTGATCTTGGACATAACTTCAGGCTTAACTGACGGGACATTTACGGTATTGCGCACCACCTTATCTTTCAGGGCATCCACTATTTCCTCGGCCACATCCACGGCTACATTAATCTGGGCTTCGGCGGTGGAGGCGCCCAAATGCGGGGTGGCGATAAAATTGTTCAATTCCAGTAAAGGACTGTCGGTGTTGGGTTCCTTTTCAAAAACGTCCAGCGCCGCACCGGCCACTTTACCGGACTGCATATACTTGTATAAAGCTTCCTCATCCACAATACCGCCACGGGCACAGTTGATCACCCGCACCCCGTCCTTCATGGCCGCGAATGCCTTGTCATCCAGCATGTGATAAGTTTCTTTGGTTTTGGGCATGTGCACGGTGATAAAATCCGCCACCGGTAACAGCTCCTCCAAAGTAACCAGCTTAACCCCCATGGATTCAGCCTTTTCCGCGGAAATGTAGGGGTCGTAGGCCACTATATCCATTTCCATGGCCTGGGCCCGCCGGGCCACTGCCGAGCCGATTCTGCCCAGACCGATAACACCCAGTGTTTTACCCCGCAGTTCCACACCCAGAAAGGCTTTTTTATCCCATACGCCGTTTTTCATTTTGGCCACAGCCTGGGGAATATTCCTGGCCAGGGCCAGCATCATGGCCACGGTATGTTCGGCGGCGGCAATGGTGTTACCGTCCGGGGCATTAACCACCAGCACACCGTGCTGGGTGGCGGCATTAAGATCAATATTATCCACACCTACTCCGGCCCGGCCCACCACTTTCAGTTTGGGAGCATTCTCCAAAATCCGGGGTGTCACTTTGGTGGCACTGCGCACTATCATGGCGTCATACTCACCAATAACAGCCACCAGTTCATCTTCGGTCATTTTTGAGCCGATAACCACCTCAATATCCGGGTCTTGGTATAAAGGTTCCAAACCCTTTTGGGATACATTATCCATTGCCAGGACTTTATATTTTGCCATTATTTTTCACTCCCCCAAAAATACTTGCTGGGCTGCTTTTACACCAGCACCAAGTTCAACCGGATAACCAACCTTTTGCAGTGCCATTTCCAAACCGGCTATGGCAATGATCACATTCATCTGATCGGCAAAACCCATGTGGGCAATGCGGAAGATTTTATTTTTCAATTTAGCTTGCCCGCCGGCAAAGGTGATATTATATTCTTTGGTCAGCACTTTGCGAATATCATCCGCCCCGATACCTTCCGGCGCGTACACCGAGGTGACCACCGGGGAGGCGCAGCTGTCTTCGGTCATCAATTTCAATCCCAGTGCCCTGATGGCAGCCCGGGTGGCGTCACGGAGCAATTTATGCCGGGCATATACATTATCCAAACCTTCGTTCAACATCATATCCAGTGCCGCGTCGAGGCCTACAAACAGCGATACTGCCGGGGTATAGGCCGTGTTCCATTTGGGGTACTGTTTCCTGGCCTTGAGCAAGCTGAAATAATACCGTGGTGATTTGTTGGCTTCAATTACTTGCCAGGCTTTATCACTGATACTTTGAATGGCCAAACCAGGGGGTAGCATTAACGATTTTTGAGAGCCGGTGGTTAATATATCCACATGCCACTGGTCCACTTTGATTTCAATGCCGCCTACGCCGCTGACTCCGTCCACCACGAAAAGTGCCGGGGTTTGAGCCACTATTTTACCAATACTTTCAATATCGTTTACCACACCGGTGGAAGTTTCATTCTGGGTGGCAAAAACAACTTTAATGTCGGGGTTGGCCGCCAGTGCTTCCTGCACCAACCTCGGGTCCACACAGGTGCCCCATTCATAGTTCAGCTCGATTACTTCAGCGCCGTATTGATGGGCTAGTTCAGACCAGCGCTCGCCAAATTTACCGCCCACCAGGGTGAGCACCTTATCCCCGGCGCTGACCGTGTTGGCCACCGCGGACTCCATACCACCGGTGCCGGAACTGGTCAATATATATATTTCATTTTGGGTTTGGAACAGTTTCTGCAATTTAGCAATAATACCTTTGTGCAGTACCTGAAAACCTTCACTGCGGTGCCCGATTATGGGCGCTGTCATGGCGGCAACCACCGTCGGCGGTACCGGGGTCGGTCCCGGAATCATTAAATAACTTTTATCCTGCATATGTAATCTTCCTCCTTGGCTAAGTTAAGTAATAGTAAATAATACCTGGTATATAACTAATTTTTTGTTAAGCTATAATAAAAAACCCCCCATCCCTATAAACATTAAATCACAGGGACGAGAGGTATTTCTCCCGCGGTACCACCCATATTGATTTGTTTAGATAAAAGAAATACTAAACAAACCCTCTTCGTTTAAATAACGGAACTGTCCGTGCCCGCCTACTGCTTTTTTCAGCGAGCCCCCTTCGGGGAGCCTTTTCACCACATACAACTACCGGTTCACACCAAACACCGGCTCTCTGAAAATTGCTTA
This window contains:
- the serA gene encoding phosphoglycerate dehydrogenase, with the protein product MAKYKVLAMDNVSQKGLEPLYQDPDIEVVIGSKMTEDELVAVIGEYDAMIVRSATKVTPRILENAPKLKVVGRAGVGVDNIDLNAATQHGVLVVNAPDGNTIAAAEHTVAMMLALARNIPQAVAKMKNGVWDKKAFLGVELRGKTLGVIGLGRIGSAVARRAQAMEMDIVAYDPYISAEKAESMGVKLVTLEELLPVADFITVHMPKTKETYHMLDDKAFAAMKDGVRVINCARGGIVDEEALYKYMQSGKVAGAALDVFEKEPNTDSPLLELNNFIATPHLGASTAEAQINVAVDVAEEIVDALKDKVVRNTVNVPSVKPEVMSKIKPYLKLAEKLGKFQAQLVEGRVNKLEITYNGDLAGADVKPITTAVVKGFLDPILQESVNFINAQLLAKNRGISVVQTVNGRAEGYASLITVKVVSDKGEKTLSGTLFQENDPRIVMVDGYRVDAVPEGYMLYVPHMDKPRIIGPVGMLIGEHHINIAGMQVGRKEIGGKAVMMLSVDAPVPDETIKAIAEIDGVLDVKFVSL
- a CDS encoding pyridoxal-phosphate-dependent aminotransferase family protein; the encoded protein is MQDKSYLMIPGPTPVPPTVVAAMTAPIIGHRSEGFQVLHKGIIAKLQKLFQTQNEIYILTSSGTGGMESAVANTVSAGDKVLTLVGGKFGERWSELAHQYGAEVIELNYEWGTCVDPRLVQEALAANPDIKVVFATQNETSTGVVNDIESIGKIVAQTPALFVVDGVSGVGGIEIKVDQWHVDILTTGSQKSLMLPPGLAIQSISDKAWQVIEANKSPRYYFSLLKARKQYPKWNTAYTPAVSLFVGLDAALDMMLNEGLDNVYARHKLLRDATRAAIRALGLKLMTEDSCASPVVTSVYAPEGIGADDIRKVLTKEYNITFAGGQAKLKNKIFRIAHMGFADQMNVIIAIAGLEMALQKVGYPVELGAGVKAAQQVFLGE